A window of the Henckelia pumila isolate YLH828 chromosome 3, ASM3356847v2, whole genome shotgun sequence genome harbors these coding sequences:
- the LOC140888388 gene encoding antimicrobial ginkbilobin-2-like protein, whose protein sequence is MAYKLSIIVSLISFLFIQSALSIDPLFHICFNSQNFTTNTVYDKNLRKLLTSLSYKTPPTGFGLGSIGQYPHDRPYGLSLCRGDVSRKDCKTCVVEASSEILKLCPNNKGAIVWYDSCFLKYNDIDFFGKIDYQNRFAMLNVNNVSMIEPQKFNQRVKKLLTNLSKKACQKSKMFAKGESEMEEYSKKIYGMVQCSRDVSGVDCKKCLDDAISELPSCCDGKQGGRVVGGSCNIRYEIYPFLNLH, encoded by the coding sequence ATGGCTTACAAGCTTTCCATTATTGTCTCATTAATCTCTTTTCTCTTCATTCAATCTGCTCTTTCTATCGATCCACTCTTTCACATTTGTTTCAACTCCCAAAACTTCACCACAAACACTGTTTATGACAAAAACTTGAGAAAACTTTTAACTAGTCTTTCTTACAAGACACCTCCAACTGGATTTGGCCTTGGCTCAATAGGCCAATACCCCCACGACCGTCCTTACGGGCTCTCTCTTTGTCGAGGCGACGTCTCCAGAAAAGACTGTAAAACCTGTGTTGTTGAGGCAAGCAGTGAAATCCTCAAGCTTTGTCCCAACAACAAAGGAGCTATTGTTTGGTATGATTCATGTTTCTTGAAATACAATGATATCGACTTTTTCGGTAAGATCGATTATCAGAACAGATTTGCCATGCTGAACGTGAACAATGTGAGCATGATCGAGCCTCAGAAGTTCAACCAGAGGGTGAAAAAGTTATTGACAAATCTGTCTAAGAAAGCTTGCCAAAAGTCGAAAATGTTTGCTAAGGGAGAATCGGAGATGGAAGAATATTCGAAGAAAATATATGGAATGGTTCAATGCAGCAGAGATGTTTCGGGTGTTGATTGCAAGAAATGTTTGGACGATGCCATTAGTGAACTTCCAAGCTGCTGCGATGGCAAACAAGGTGGGAGAGTGGTCGGTGGAAGTTGTAATATAAGATATGAGATTTATCCTTTTCTCAATCTTCATTAA